One genomic segment of Stigmatopora argus isolate UIUO_Sarg chromosome 1, RoL_Sarg_1.0, whole genome shotgun sequence includes these proteins:
- the commd7 gene encoding COMM domain-containing protein 7 translates to MLQLHFTKDALPHSISGDFNNLNKFTEEQFIRLVEILFQFLLEPKAVEKLMQQLSDFADENRMSAGPLKNLMKSVILVPQGAIKKNLTSVQLKEDLQSLGLHEDKAAHFSQQWEEHRATLCRLAVRQILTVNRLVDMEWKFGVTVGTSEIHKMSNIFLQLKLVVQKGNSTENLYMELSLPQFYNFLHEMERAKASMDAIS, encoded by the exons ATGTTGCAGCTTCACTTCACTAAAGATGCTTTACCACACTCTATCAGCGGCGACTTCAACAACCTTAATAAATTCACCGAGGAG CAATTTATTCGTCTGGTGGAAATCCTTTTCCAGTTTTTGCTCGAGCCAAAAGCG GTAGAGAAATTGATGCAGCAGCTGAGTGATTTTGCAGATGAAAATAGGATGAGTGCAGGCCCACTAAAGAACCTGATGAAGAGCGTCATTCTCGTGCCGCAGG gtGCAATTAAGAAAAATTTAACTTCTGTGCAACTGAAAGAAGATTTGCAGAGCTTAG GGCTTCACGAGGACAAGGCGGCTCACTTTTCTCAACAG TGGGAAGAGCATCGTGCGACACTTTGTAGACTGGCTGTGAGGCAAATATTGACCGTCAACAGACTGGTGGACATGGAATGGAAGTTTGGTG TGACTGTTGGCACGAGTGAGATCCACAAGATGAGCAACATCTTTCTCCAG CTCAAATTGGTCGTCCAGAAGGGAAATTCGACAGAAAACCTCTACATGG AATTGTCTCTTCCCCAGTTTTACAACTTCCTGCACGAAATGGAGAGAGCCAAGGCCAGCATGGATGCTATTAGTTGA